ctagtaattaattaaatgcatGTATGTACAACTTCAGCTAGTTCGTTACATTTACGTGAAGCGCCATACAATATGATATTAACAATATTGAAacatatatagttttataaagttataattgatgaaatgaaatgggtACGTTCTCTTAGCTTGATGGTGCAATTAATGGGACCAATCATGTGCACCCTAATGTTGATGGACTTTCCTTCAACGGATGAAAAGTCGTCTTTATAATGCATGGCTTTTCATCGAACATGCATATGAGTCAAGAAATAATGggaccatttatatatatatatatatatacacgagtGGGGGTGGAACCTATTTGGAAATTAAGCCTTATATCATCTGGTTTAAAGGATTTTGGCATTGAGaccaaatttataattatattctattttccatttttcttactttttaattcgtttttatttagtttgaaATTAATGTTTCATGTTGAGGTGTCCCACTCATGCTATGAAGTGTCAAGTTCCTGATAGCTCGGAAATCGGAAGCAAGATCATGGGAATTCTTGAAGCAAATGAAGGAACTAACTAACGCAAGGAAGTGGTCATGTAAGTACATCTGTTGCAAAAAATTACATCTTTTCCCAACAAAAGAATCTGATTAAATAGGGTGTATTTAATTTCTTACATAATGACATAATCATTTATGACAGCCAATGACACTATCAtcacaaatttaaataattcttttaaaattaaaatgagaagttttcaaataattaatcaacaacataatttttaaaaccagtattttaaaaatataaagagtagagaaaattatcttttaaattatcaaattattcaaaaaaaaaaaaaaaaaactggacgAATCCGGGCAAAGCAAGCATGCCTGTACGGTGTTGGgccattttaattttgatttcaaCCGTTTGGATGTCGAAATAATCTTAAATGATTTGAATTGATCTGTTAATAGTACGTAATATTCTGTAaatcttatttatatatataatataggtaactgtaaataaattaagatatgtATTTAAATTCAACAAAGCCCATCCCCATCTCCTAAATATGAGCTCTCCTCAATTTAATTTATGGAGGATTTCATTTCATAGGATTAACTCGTTCGTATAGCCAAACGCTACAGGCGCTGCAGTGGTTTGACAATTCAAACTCGAAAGCAAGTTAAAGTCTTAAAGCTAGCGATACATAAGAGAGTCTCATGGAGATGAGTGGCTATAACCCAATCACTCAGTCAGCAACCTTGTCGTCGTCCTCCAACCTCGAGCGCCTataaaatctctctcttttggCCCTTTGGGTACcctctcttcttccttttcttcttctaatcCCTTCTTTAAGTACTTTCCATATATAGCTTCtcttatctttctttcttcttcatataaTCCAACCCCTGACTGAGTTCAACCCACATGCACACAAATCAAACACCAAACTAAGGGCAGGGACGACCAGAGAAACACACAACAAATTTAAGAAGCCAGCCAGATAGCCTGCCGCATTTACAATATGGGtttgatcatcatcatgatcaGGTACTTGGTCTTGATGGTGGCTTTAATAGAGGCTGCAACTGCTGTAACACACCAGGTTGGAGGCAGTAGTGAGGGCTGGACCGTACCGTCCACCCCCTCCTTTTACACCACCTGGGCTGCCTCTCAGACATTCTCCGTCGGTGACATCTTGGGTACTTACAATCACTActacttacacacacacacgtatatAATTGACCTGTTGAAATAATATACTTAAAGATTATAGGGGACTACTAATTTTGATTTGGTTTCCCTTTTTGTGATTGAGTAGAATTCAAATGGACTTCGACGCACAATGTGTTGGAAGTGACAGAGACTGAATACGACGTCTGCTTAGGGATGAACGGGATGCCTACGAGTACCAGTCCTGTGAGTGTCACCCTTAATAATACCACCGCTCGCTACTTCATCTGCACTGTCGGGAGTCACTGTGCAAGTGGCCAGAAGCTGGCTGTGACCTCCGTGGCAGCAACCACAACGCCAAGAACGTCTGGAACATCCCCATCTGGCTTCTCAGCCTCCATGCCCACTGCTGCTCTCTTACCTGCACTTCTCTCTACCATAGCCATGATCTCTTTCTTGCTCCCTGTCTAAACTACTGTTCCCGGCCCCATGCATATATGATATTGCATGTGTAACACGATCATCCTGATCGATCTTTTCCTTCCGTTTGTTTCTTTGCTTTTAACGTCTACTCGTTATGGTGCTTGATCCTATATTATTAGTACATGCAGTGGCTAATGCATGCTTACATGAGAGTATTGTATTTGATATCAATAAAATCATCTCAGTTAAGTTTCTAAATTGtttagataaatgatatttataaatttaggaTGAACAAGTTTagtttaaattcttttaaaaaaaataaaaatttacataaaaatatatactttatcttaataaatctttttttctcATAGAGTTGCTGTCAACTGGTCCCGTTTggacaatgaaattaaagtattttatttcatctcattattataatttttttaaattttcacacaaaatataataaacaattcaattttttcaaatcttaaaataataataatattaaaaaataatattctaataatattttatttaattttcaacatttatctaaaatcatatcatcttatctcacaaTCCAAATCACTCCTTAGTCACTATTACTCAGTTATTTGATTAGTAAGAACATTAGTAGTGGCCTAGCGATTCTTTGATCAAATTTTGATAAGGAAATTcacttatttatatttaactaactacttttcaacaatatcaaataacaaactctctaaatctattattattctattaaaatattaattttgacatttttatttagtttaattctaattttaattgaaatatttattcattattgaaaaaagtatacattaattttctaatattcatattattccaatggatataattttttaacaattattttttacaacaatCATATTCTTCCTACGGATATATTTATCCAACGGTCATATATATAGGTTGcgttaaaaatatatagataggtAGACAAATCGACATTTATTAATTTGAAGTAATGGTATTTATGACTCAGATCGTCTAAATTGGTACTGCATGTGATCATGAATATGAGTAAAgttcaagatttttttaaaatttttgtccaAATTCAAAGGCCTGAAGCGAGAGAGATCACatgcaaataaaacaaattttataatatttattgtatacGAGCTTTATCAATCAAACTCTTGTAATTAATACTTTGACTAACAGAAACAAAATgccattaaatatatatcatacTGGCAGGCAATGCGCAATCAAAACGCcactaaataattttatttatatatatatatatatatatatatcttgatttGCCTTCAAAAATAAGAGATATTCCATTACTAGATGATTTtactggaaaaaaataaataaatgtccGTTCTAAACATACAATTGTATCCtcactataaaaaaatgatatctatgatcaattttttgcaacaaaaatatctatttacgatgaaaataaactcattttaactgaaaataatcatttcgtTGGAAATAACTGTTCGTAAAGAAGCAGTGTTCTTATAGTGAACCTAGCGGGAAGATTATTTTAAGGTTAAAAACTTATTTGATCGGTAGTTTGGACTAGTTAGATTTGGCCGGTGAAAAAGGAATTGGTTAAAATTACTCtacaaatattaaatttaatatagatatatttttaaaaaaaaaactaaattttagtCAAAATTTAACTATACCCAGCTCACTGCTGACGGCTTTTAGGAAATCTTTTATCTACCCAAATTATTCATAAGAAAAGTATTATTTTGACACCTTATTTTGACATCTTATTTGGATacttcttatattttatattttattttattttttatttacttaatagttaagaaagtaattattaatatattactattttatttatattttttaaaaatattttaaaattaaaaaaatataaattaaaataataataaaataattttaacctAGCGGTAACACGCACCGGTCAAATGCAGTCGACAGAGTAGCTTGGCCCGATTATTTAACTAGCTATTCATGATCTCGTGGGGCGCTGGCTAATACCAACTATTGGACCGCACTAAATCCTAAATTTCCAGACTTGACAAGTCTGCCTCCGGTGGGACTTGGGAGTCTGGACCATTGAATATAAATGCAGGACTTTTAACCGTTGAGtaatgagataaattaaaacaaaagttaatagttgaattaaatattattttttaataatatttttattttaaaatttaaaaaaatttaatttttgtataaaatataataaataatttaatttttttaaattttaaattaataatattattaaaaataatattttaataatattttatataatttttattttttatttataattttctcatctcatttgcttATCTAAACAATACCTAACTAAAACATTTCTTATATCTAGACCTACAAAGCAGAACTTGAGAGATAGGTTTCATAAATGAGTGAAGCAGAAGTCGTCCTGTCTTGGGAATTGCTTACTTTCTTGAACTTACTGTTAATAATGTATGGTAGAGCTTGAACTTTTGCTTATAGAGCTTTGCTTGGCCTTTCGATTCCATGAATTGAAATTGTTGTTTTTGGTCCCATTGGCTCTCACTTAGGATttgtttgaaaagtaaaatgatctcatcttattttaaaatttttaataatattttttctaaatatcacttaaatagaaataaaaatattttttaattttaaattttcaactttttcatttaattattataattttcttaaacttttaaacaaaacacaaaaaaaaaaaaaaaacaaaaaccattttttcaaattttggaataaaataatattaaaaaattatattctaataatattataattttataatattcatattcaactttttctcttatttcttaaaaccaaataaaatatctttactcaaacaatttcactattattcacaaaattattatcgcatctcactttccaaacaagcccttaatGTTGCTTGGGATTTTACAGATTTAGGGTCAATCTTAAGATAAATagtatttacaattataaaatgtaCAGGTCTCACACATTCATTTTAagaaatgtaaataaatatgaaatcaacataaaaaataattaagtttttaataataaactccactatttttcaaaagagtaatactatacaCCACACCACAATA
The genomic region above belongs to Carya illinoinensis cultivar Pawnee chromosome 4, C.illinoinensisPawnee_v1, whole genome shotgun sequence and contains:
- the LOC122307645 gene encoding umecyanin-like → MGLIIIMIRYLVLMVALIEAATAVTHQVGGSSEGWTVPSTPSFYTTWAASQTFSVGDILEFKWTSTHNVLEVTETEYDVCLGMNGMPTSTSPVSVTLNNTTARYFICTVGSHCASGQKLAVTSVAATTTPRTSGTSPSGFSASMPTAALLPALLSTIAMISFLLPV